One region of Culex pipiens pallens isolate TS chromosome 2, TS_CPP_V2, whole genome shotgun sequence genomic DNA includes:
- the LOC120424222 gene encoding zinc finger protein jing homolog isoform X3, with the protein MSTKMAPHTQGGNLTIKQQYQPHQWPWNTSNNTNAATGTTSGAATNSNNSPNSNNNTAISNNSNSNNNNNPPSAGTNTLTLTTQQQQQQNTALTAAAAAASISVTPINKLKRLQPTQPVSTSAVAASEPRSNNTIANGAKRIRSTSVETGTGSKSVGTNTGAAASAYGGPPGLVAVGSGLSATAAAATTKKLTQMAIVAASNNINQQQQQISAGKNHAHHHQTKNNFTANGDAANKITAGRAATLKTTTSSMTSTGGEAEAEITTTTTTELMTTTATVLQQKSIIKTATVATSAGSLKSTNASFEKYLNLLHQQQQQQQQQQQQQQQQQAASAATLKKVERKTARIAPTVSLTRKVGQTTQGGSLGVGQPKKPVTIAPRTADPKLAMNQTKPELVKSQQQQPTVLLTAIRIPQQQQQQTSQTNTNQNQQQQAQQQFKQAVQQQPQINSPPRTPTKLGSTMFQFHPQSTAVMPNLVQIPNLVPTSSTSKLPAVVSTATSSPTTSNLLMNNAAAAPHGLTAARLNNGTTQLFMNGAVIKLHQLQQQQQQLATSSGQPVTTTQQTLAMEAAVNMSLNGLLAKQAISNPPQAHTGKATYALQTQPAQLFQQASAAQTAFAPQQLIMTPAGGFLLNAASLPTMLNAASLQQALAQANIPALHPLQPSQPQPPTQQLPNITAILQQQQQQQQQAQSNFHQLLANIPQALLQNLQATAKLGQGPQFVPISSHLFLNQSTAPPTFTTSPITISTSTLPSGSTTMAQPLSPPPLVATVPTYSTTSKPIMNTLSSQKIIIGTAPPTAKPPPPIKPISSSEPPKLVPVQLNKPSISITPVMSTNPPKLVPPVSTVPVPKLVLSASVAAKATSNKPNLPVPALAPASHHPQPIPSPRIIDNKSPPALNPLTLDCCGSSNDSGIVANSSDSEDKSLTIDLCSPGTPDSGSPQKKDDDSSQKAPSSPSPPPTPETEPASPSTEEQPPSPPTPPPAPEPELPPLLPLVSTVEKPLPPSQTSPKSLVLELIKSKLDEEPPQESMSASSDQDSTNLNSPLDDQQPPSSSGSAPSESQRSTTPIELQSPPSIETDFLNVPPMPDCAKSPILSQPKTIRFPALNGAHHKFGRKGFRRLSDGRLFGVCYWSECNAQFDTSWHLQDHLQIQHVNSQSGPFVCLWDGCKVYNKESCSRKWLDRHVQSHGGTKSHKCIVPGCGMRFGSQLALEKHVNNHFTNSDNAASGKRSSDLPLPKVLRKTGKKLRFRRQPWSARRFDFFDIGVMEGLQHRLILAGSVASARYGTVSFQGQAAGRRVTGDGTVEVFVKWHPRDVISDDWIPETEVSLTKDVSIAELNPDQRFELESQLSTNRKANAELLSCISELNAKLAAVAAQQDSTPCSSGSSSASSSSGCCSGSSSSISTPIPFNSRTSPKKFRKPPKEPASATPTPTLSSGLSSSASSLLSSGCGSSSSSSSSSASSTTS; encoded by the exons ATGAGCACCAAAATGGCCCCGCACACGCAGGGCGGCAACCTGACGATCAAACAGCAATACCAGCCCCACCAGTGGCCGTGGAACACGAGCAACAACACGAACGCAGCCACCGGCACCACTTCCGGGGCCGCCACCAACAGCAATAACAGCCCAAACAGTAACAACAACACCGCCATTAGCAATAACAGCaatagcaacaacaacaacaatccacCTTCAGCAGGAACCAATACTCTCACACTGACtactcagcaacaacaacaacaaaacactgCCTTGACTGCGGCCGCCGCAGCCGCTTCCATCTCGGTGACGCCCATCAACAAACTCAAGCGGTTACAGCCGACGCAGCCCGTTTCCACCTCAGCAGTGGCTGCGTCCGAACCCAGAAGCAATAACACCATTGCCAACGGTGCCAAACGGATACGGTCGACGAGCGTGGAGACCGGAACGGGAAGCAAGTCCGTTGGGACAAACACTGGCGCCGCAGCCAGTGCATACGGGGGGCCACCCGGTCTGGTTGCGGTCGGTTCGGGCCTGAGCGCGACTGCCGCAGCCGCCACCACGAAAAAGCTCACCCAAATGGCGATCGTCGCCGCCAGCAACAACAtcaatcagcagcagcagcagatctcAGCGGGGAAGAACCACGCCCACCACCACCAAACCAAGAACAACTTCACTGCCAACGGCGACGCGGCGAACAAGATAACAG CGGGACGTGCTGCGACGCTCAAGACGACGACCTCTTCGATGACGTCGACGGGGGGCGAGGCGGAAGCGGAAATTACGACGACCACGACGACGGAGCtgatgacgacgacggcgacggtgCTGCAGCAGAAGAGCATCATCAAGACGGCCACGGTTGCCACGAGTGCGGGTTCACTCAAGAGCACCAACGCCAGCTTCGAGAAGTACCTCAATCTGCtgcatcaacagcagcagcaacaacaacaacaacagcagcagcaacaacaacaacaggctGCGTCCGCAGCAACCCTGAAGAAGGTCGAACGAAAGACTGCCCGGATAGCGCCGACGGTGTCGCTTACGCGGAAGGTCGGCCAAACGACCCAGGGTGGAAGTCTCGGGGTGGGACAGCCCAAGAAACCTGTCACCATTGCGCCGCGGACGGCCGATCCAAAGCTGGCCATGAACCAAACCAAGCCGGAACTCGTCAagtcccagcagcagcagccgacgGTTCTGCTGACGGCGATCCGGATCccgcaacagcagcaacagcaaaccTCCCAAACCAACACCAACCAAAACCAGCAACAGCAAGCGCAGCAGCAGTTCAAGCAAGCCGTTCAGCAACAACCGCAAATCAACAGTCCTCCCAGGACACCAACCAAGCTGGGTTCCACCATGTTCCAGTTCCACCCGCAATCCACAGCCGTCATGCCAAACCTCGTGCAAATACCGAACCTCGTGCCGACGTCCTCGACCAGCAAGCTGCCAGCCGTCGTGTCCACCGCGACCAGCAGTCCCACGACCAGCAATCTACTCATGAATAATGCTGCGGCCGCCCCGCACGGCCTAACCGCAGCCCGACTGAACAACGGGACGACGCAACTCTTCATGAACGGCGCCGTCATCAAGCTGCACcaactccagcagcagcagcaacagctggCGACCTCCTCGGGTCAACCGGTCACCACGACGCAGCAAACACTGGCCATGGAAGCGGCCGTCAACATGAGCCTCAACGGACTGCTCGCGAAGCAAGCCATCTCCAATCCTCCCCAGGCTCACACCGGCAAGGCTACGTACGCCCTGCAGACGCAGCCAGCTCAGCTGTTCCAGCAGGCAAGCGCCGCACAGACTGCGTTCGCTCCCCAGCAGCTGATCATGACCCCGGCCGGAGGCTTCCTGCTGAACGCAGCCAGTTTGCCAACCATGCTGAACGCAGCCAGTCTGCAGCAAGCACTGGCCCAGGCCAACATCCCCGCTCTCCATCCCCTACAACCCAGTCAACCTCAACCGCCAACGCAGCAGTTACCAAATATCACTGCCATcctgcaacagcagcagcagcaacagcaacaagcGCAGTCAAACTTTCACCAACTCCTGGCCAACATCCCGCAGGCACTGCTTCAGAACCTGCAGGCCACTGCCAAGCTCGGCCAGGGACCGCAGTTCGTTCCTATCTCGTCCCATCTGTTCTTGAACCAGTCGACGGCGCCGCCCACGTTCACCACTAGTCCCATCACGATCTCAACCTCGACGCTGCCGTCCGGATCGACCACGATGGCCCAGCCGCTGTCCCCGCCACCGCTCGTGGCAACCGTGCCGACCTACTCCACCACCAGCAAGCCCATCATGAACACGCTGAGCAGCCAGAAGATCATCATCGGAACTGCGCCTCCAACTGCCAAGCCGCCACCTCCCATCAAACCCATCTCCAGCAGTGAACCTCCCAAACTGGTCCCCGTTCAGCTGAACAAACCCTCGATCTCGATTACCCCCGTGATGTCGACGAATCCCCCAAAACTGGTCCCACCAGTGTCCACAGTTCCCGTCCCCAAACTGGTCCTCTCCGCATCGGTAGCCGCCAAAGCCACCTCAAACAAACCAAACCTGCCGGTCCCGGCGTTGGCGCCCGCGTCACACCACCCTCAACCGATCCCCTCCCCCCGAATCATCGACAACAAGTCCCCGCCTGCCCTCAACCCACTCACCCTGGACTGCTGCGGCAGCAGCAACGACTCCGGCATCGTCGCCAACTCCAGCGACTCCGAGGACAAGTCGCTCACCATCGATCTCTGCTCGCCCGGAACTCCGGACTCGGGAAGCCCCCAGAAAAAGGACGACGACTCCTCCCAGAAGGCCCCCTCTAGTCCTTCGCCACCACCAACTCCGGAAACGGAACCGGCTTCACCCTCAACAGAAGAGCAGCCACCTTCCCCACCAACTCCTCCTCCGGCGCCGGAACCAGAGCTCCCTCCACTGCTGCCACTTGTGTCGACCGTCGAGAAACCACTACCTCCCAGCCAAACGTCCCCGAAGAGTCTGGTCCTGGAGCTGATCAAATCCAAGCTGGACGAGGAACCACCCCAGGAATCGATGTCCGCCTCCTCCGACCAGGACTCCACCAACCTCAACAGCCCGCTGGACGATCAGCAACCACCCTCATCATCCGGCTCGGCTCCCTCCGAATCTCAGCGCTCAACCACCCCGATCGAACTGCAATCACCGCCCAGCATCGAGACGGACTTCCTGAACGTCCCACCCATGCCGGATTGCGCCAAAAGCCCAATCCTCTCCCAGCCCAAGACGATCCGCTTCCCGGCGCTGAACGGCGCCCACCACAAGTTTGGCCGCAAGGGCTTCCGCCGGCTGTCGGACGGTCGCCTCTTTGGCGTGTGCTACTGGAGCGAGTGCAACGCCCAGTTCGACACCAGCTGGCACCTGCAGGACCACCTGCAGATCCAGCACGTCAACAGCCAGTCCGGCCCGTTCGTGTGCCTCTGGGACGGCTGCAAGGTGTACAACAAGGAGTCGTGCAGCCGCAAGTGGCTGGACCGGCACGTGCAGTCCCACGGCGGCACCAAGTCCCACAAGTGCATCGTTCCCGGCTGCGGCATGCGGTTCGGTTCGCAG CTGGCCCTGGAGAAGCACGTCAACAACCACTTTACCAACTCGGACAACGCCGCGTCGGGCAAGCGCTCGTCGGATCTGCCACTGCCTAAGGTTTTGAGGAAAACGGGCAAAAAGCTGCGCTTTAGGCGCCAACCCTGGTCCG CTCGTCGGTTCGACTTTTTCGACATCGGCGTGATGGAGGGTCTGCAGCACCGGCTGATCCTGGCGGGCAGCGTGGCCAGCGCGCGCTACGGCACGGTTAGCTTCCAGGGCCAGGCAGCGGGACGGCGCGTAACGGGCGACGGAACGGTGGAGGTGTTTGTCAAGTGGCACCCGCGGGATGT CATCTCCGACGACTGGATCCCCGAGACCGAGGTCTCCCTCACCAAGGATGTCTCAATCGCCGAGCTGAACCCGGACCAACGCTTCGAGCTGGAGAGCCAACTCAGCACCAACCGGAAGGCCAACGCCGAGCTACTATCCTGCATCAGCGAACTCAACGCAAAGCTTGCGGCGGTCGCCGCCCAGCAGGACTCGACACCctgcagcagcggcagcagcagtgCCAGCTCGTCCAGCGGATGCTGCAGCGGCAGTAGCAGTTCGATCTCGACGCCGATTCCGTTCAACTCGCGGACGAGTCCGAAAAAGTTCCGGAAACCGCCGAAGGAACCGGCGTCTGCGACGCCAACGCCAACCCTCTCATCCGGACTGTCCTCGTCGGCGTCCTCGCTACTGTCCAGCGGATGTGGATCTTCCTcgagcagcagtagcagcagcgcTTCCTCGACGACGTCCTGA
- the LOC120424222 gene encoding zinc finger protein jing homolog isoform X1, whose product MSTKMAPHTQGGNLTIKQQYQPHQWPWNTSNNTNAATGTTSGAATNSNNSPNSNNNTAISNNSNSNNNNNPPSAGTNTLTLTTQQQQQQNTALTAAAAAASISVTPINKLKRLQPTQPVSTSAVAASEPRSNNTIANGAKRIRSTSVETGTGSKSVGTNTGAAASAYGGPPGLVAVGSGLSATAAAATTKKLTQMAIVAASNNINQQQQQISAGKNHAHHHQTKNNFTANGDAANKITGYFKSQMKTTNTFNNLKKNIKTIAGRAATLKTTTSSMTSTGGEAEAEITTTTTTELMTTTATVLQQKSIIKTATVATSAGSLKSTNASFEKYLNLLHQQQQQQQQQQQQQQQQQAASAATLKKVERKTARIAPTVSLTRKVGQTTQGGSLGVGQPKKPVTIAPRTADPKLAMNQTKPELVKSQQQQPTVLLTAIRIPQQQQQQTSQTNTNQNQQQQAQQQFKQAVQQQPQINSPPRTPTKLGSTMFQFHPQSTAVMPNLVQIPNLVPTSSTSKLPAVVSTATSSPTTSNLLMNNAAAAPHGLTAARLNNGTTQLFMNGAVIKLHQLQQQQQQLATSSGQPVTTTQQTLAMEAAVNMSLNGLLAKQAISNPPQAHTGKATYALQTQPAQLFQQASAAQTAFAPQQLIMTPAGGFLLNAASLPTMLNAASLQQALAQANIPALHPLQPSQPQPPTQQLPNITAILQQQQQQQQQAQSNFHQLLANIPQALLQNLQATAKLGQGPQFVPISSHLFLNQSTAPPTFTTSPITISTSTLPSGSTTMAQPLSPPPLVATVPTYSTTSKPIMNTLSSQKIIIGTAPPTAKPPPPIKPISSSEPPKLVPVQLNKPSISITPVMSTNPPKLVPPVSTVPVPKLVLSASVAAKATSNKPNLPVPALAPASHHPQPIPSPRIIDNKSPPALNPLTLDCCGSSNDSGIVANSSDSEDKSLTIDLCSPGTPDSGSPQKKDDDSSQKAPSSPSPPPTPETEPASPSTEEQPPSPPTPPPAPEPELPPLLPLVSTVEKPLPPSQTSPKSLVLELIKSKLDEEPPQESMSASSDQDSTNLNSPLDDQQPPSSSGSAPSESQRSTTPIELQSPPSIETDFLNVPPMPDCAKSPILSQPKTIRFPALNGAHHKFGRKGFRRLSDGRLFGVCYWSECNAQFDTSWHLQDHLQIQHVNSQSGPFVCLWDGCKVYNKESCSRKWLDRHVQSHGGTKSHKCIVPGCGMRFGSQLALEKHVNNHFTNSDNAASGKRSSDLPLPKVLRKTGKKLRFRRQPWSARRFDFFDIGVMEGLQHRLILAGSVASARYGTVSFQGQAAGRRVTGDGTVEVFVKWHPRDVISDDWIPETEVSLTKDVSIAELNPDQRFELESQLSTNRKANAELLSCISELNAKLAAVAAQQDSTPCSSGSSSASSSSGCCSGSSSSISTPIPFNSRTSPKKFRKPPKEPASATPTPTLSSGLSSSASSLLSSGCGSSSSSSSSSASSTTS is encoded by the exons ATGAGCACCAAAATGGCCCCGCACACGCAGGGCGGCAACCTGACGATCAAACAGCAATACCAGCCCCACCAGTGGCCGTGGAACACGAGCAACAACACGAACGCAGCCACCGGCACCACTTCCGGGGCCGCCACCAACAGCAATAACAGCCCAAACAGTAACAACAACACCGCCATTAGCAATAACAGCaatagcaacaacaacaacaatccacCTTCAGCAGGAACCAATACTCTCACACTGACtactcagcaacaacaacaacaaaacactgCCTTGACTGCGGCCGCCGCAGCCGCTTCCATCTCGGTGACGCCCATCAACAAACTCAAGCGGTTACAGCCGACGCAGCCCGTTTCCACCTCAGCAGTGGCTGCGTCCGAACCCAGAAGCAATAACACCATTGCCAACGGTGCCAAACGGATACGGTCGACGAGCGTGGAGACCGGAACGGGAAGCAAGTCCGTTGGGACAAACACTGGCGCCGCAGCCAGTGCATACGGGGGGCCACCCGGTCTGGTTGCGGTCGGTTCGGGCCTGAGCGCGACTGCCGCAGCCGCCACCACGAAAAAGCTCACCCAAATGGCGATCGTCGCCGCCAGCAACAACAtcaatcagcagcagcagcagatctcAGCGGGGAAGAACCACGCCCACCACCACCAAACCAAGAACAACTTCACTGCCAACGGCGACGCGGCGAACAAGATAACAGGTTACTTCAAGTCCCAAATGAAAACCACCAACACATTTAATAAtctaaagaaaaatattaaaactataGCGGGACGTGCTGCGACGCTCAAGACGACGACCTCTTCGATGACGTCGACGGGGGGCGAGGCGGAAGCGGAAATTACGACGACCACGACGACGGAGCtgatgacgacgacggcgacggtgCTGCAGCAGAAGAGCATCATCAAGACGGCCACGGTTGCCACGAGTGCGGGTTCACTCAAGAGCACCAACGCCAGCTTCGAGAAGTACCTCAATCTGCtgcatcaacagcagcagcaacaacaacaacaacagcagcagcaacaacaacaacaggctGCGTCCGCAGCAACCCTGAAGAAGGTCGAACGAAAGACTGCCCGGATAGCGCCGACGGTGTCGCTTACGCGGAAGGTCGGCCAAACGACCCAGGGTGGAAGTCTCGGGGTGGGACAGCCCAAGAAACCTGTCACCATTGCGCCGCGGACGGCCGATCCAAAGCTGGCCATGAACCAAACCAAGCCGGAACTCGTCAagtcccagcagcagcagccgacgGTTCTGCTGACGGCGATCCGGATCccgcaacagcagcaacagcaaaccTCCCAAACCAACACCAACCAAAACCAGCAACAGCAAGCGCAGCAGCAGTTCAAGCAAGCCGTTCAGCAACAACCGCAAATCAACAGTCCTCCCAGGACACCAACCAAGCTGGGTTCCACCATGTTCCAGTTCCACCCGCAATCCACAGCCGTCATGCCAAACCTCGTGCAAATACCGAACCTCGTGCCGACGTCCTCGACCAGCAAGCTGCCAGCCGTCGTGTCCACCGCGACCAGCAGTCCCACGACCAGCAATCTACTCATGAATAATGCTGCGGCCGCCCCGCACGGCCTAACCGCAGCCCGACTGAACAACGGGACGACGCAACTCTTCATGAACGGCGCCGTCATCAAGCTGCACcaactccagcagcagcagcaacagctggCGACCTCCTCGGGTCAACCGGTCACCACGACGCAGCAAACACTGGCCATGGAAGCGGCCGTCAACATGAGCCTCAACGGACTGCTCGCGAAGCAAGCCATCTCCAATCCTCCCCAGGCTCACACCGGCAAGGCTACGTACGCCCTGCAGACGCAGCCAGCTCAGCTGTTCCAGCAGGCAAGCGCCGCACAGACTGCGTTCGCTCCCCAGCAGCTGATCATGACCCCGGCCGGAGGCTTCCTGCTGAACGCAGCCAGTTTGCCAACCATGCTGAACGCAGCCAGTCTGCAGCAAGCACTGGCCCAGGCCAACATCCCCGCTCTCCATCCCCTACAACCCAGTCAACCTCAACCGCCAACGCAGCAGTTACCAAATATCACTGCCATcctgcaacagcagcagcagcaacagcaacaagcGCAGTCAAACTTTCACCAACTCCTGGCCAACATCCCGCAGGCACTGCTTCAGAACCTGCAGGCCACTGCCAAGCTCGGCCAGGGACCGCAGTTCGTTCCTATCTCGTCCCATCTGTTCTTGAACCAGTCGACGGCGCCGCCCACGTTCACCACTAGTCCCATCACGATCTCAACCTCGACGCTGCCGTCCGGATCGACCACGATGGCCCAGCCGCTGTCCCCGCCACCGCTCGTGGCAACCGTGCCGACCTACTCCACCACCAGCAAGCCCATCATGAACACGCTGAGCAGCCAGAAGATCATCATCGGAACTGCGCCTCCAACTGCCAAGCCGCCACCTCCCATCAAACCCATCTCCAGCAGTGAACCTCCCAAACTGGTCCCCGTTCAGCTGAACAAACCCTCGATCTCGATTACCCCCGTGATGTCGACGAATCCCCCAAAACTGGTCCCACCAGTGTCCACAGTTCCCGTCCCCAAACTGGTCCTCTCCGCATCGGTAGCCGCCAAAGCCACCTCAAACAAACCAAACCTGCCGGTCCCGGCGTTGGCGCCCGCGTCACACCACCCTCAACCGATCCCCTCCCCCCGAATCATCGACAACAAGTCCCCGCCTGCCCTCAACCCACTCACCCTGGACTGCTGCGGCAGCAGCAACGACTCCGGCATCGTCGCCAACTCCAGCGACTCCGAGGACAAGTCGCTCACCATCGATCTCTGCTCGCCCGGAACTCCGGACTCGGGAAGCCCCCAGAAAAAGGACGACGACTCCTCCCAGAAGGCCCCCTCTAGTCCTTCGCCACCACCAACTCCGGAAACGGAACCGGCTTCACCCTCAACAGAAGAGCAGCCACCTTCCCCACCAACTCCTCCTCCGGCGCCGGAACCAGAGCTCCCTCCACTGCTGCCACTTGTGTCGACCGTCGAGAAACCACTACCTCCCAGCCAAACGTCCCCGAAGAGTCTGGTCCTGGAGCTGATCAAATCCAAGCTGGACGAGGAACCACCCCAGGAATCGATGTCCGCCTCCTCCGACCAGGACTCCACCAACCTCAACAGCCCGCTGGACGATCAGCAACCACCCTCATCATCCGGCTCGGCTCCCTCCGAATCTCAGCGCTCAACCACCCCGATCGAACTGCAATCACCGCCCAGCATCGAGACGGACTTCCTGAACGTCCCACCCATGCCGGATTGCGCCAAAAGCCCAATCCTCTCCCAGCCCAAGACGATCCGCTTCCCGGCGCTGAACGGCGCCCACCACAAGTTTGGCCGCAAGGGCTTCCGCCGGCTGTCGGACGGTCGCCTCTTTGGCGTGTGCTACTGGAGCGAGTGCAACGCCCAGTTCGACACCAGCTGGCACCTGCAGGACCACCTGCAGATCCAGCACGTCAACAGCCAGTCCGGCCCGTTCGTGTGCCTCTGGGACGGCTGCAAGGTGTACAACAAGGAGTCGTGCAGCCGCAAGTGGCTGGACCGGCACGTGCAGTCCCACGGCGGCACCAAGTCCCACAAGTGCATCGTTCCCGGCTGCGGCATGCGGTTCGGTTCGCAG CTGGCCCTGGAGAAGCACGTCAACAACCACTTTACCAACTCGGACAACGCCGCGTCGGGCAAGCGCTCGTCGGATCTGCCACTGCCTAAGGTTTTGAGGAAAACGGGCAAAAAGCTGCGCTTTAGGCGCCAACCCTGGTCCG CTCGTCGGTTCGACTTTTTCGACATCGGCGTGATGGAGGGTCTGCAGCACCGGCTGATCCTGGCGGGCAGCGTGGCCAGCGCGCGCTACGGCACGGTTAGCTTCCAGGGCCAGGCAGCGGGACGGCGCGTAACGGGCGACGGAACGGTGGAGGTGTTTGTCAAGTGGCACCCGCGGGATGT CATCTCCGACGACTGGATCCCCGAGACCGAGGTCTCCCTCACCAAGGATGTCTCAATCGCCGAGCTGAACCCGGACCAACGCTTCGAGCTGGAGAGCCAACTCAGCACCAACCGGAAGGCCAACGCCGAGCTACTATCCTGCATCAGCGAACTCAACGCAAAGCTTGCGGCGGTCGCCGCCCAGCAGGACTCGACACCctgcagcagcggcagcagcagtgCCAGCTCGTCCAGCGGATGCTGCAGCGGCAGTAGCAGTTCGATCTCGACGCCGATTCCGTTCAACTCGCGGACGAGTCCGAAAAAGTTCCGGAAACCGCCGAAGGAACCGGCGTCTGCGACGCCAACGCCAACCCTCTCATCCGGACTGTCCTCGTCGGCGTCCTCGCTACTGTCCAGCGGATGTGGATCTTCCTcgagcagcagtagcagcagcgcTTCCTCGACGACGTCCTGA